In the genome of Electrophorus electricus isolate fEleEle1 chromosome 26, fEleEle1.pri, whole genome shotgun sequence, one region contains:
- the si:zfos-943e10.1 gene encoding GRAM domain-containing protein 2B isoform X1, with protein METGKSTIGLERTDVTQGEDAGSCPAEGGASPTRIRAGRTKSLKRKTETRKALSLEEAQLEMQQQTTSRLALPRSQTFAGDRSLEKSDSANSRTSFIKHNKTFHKLFPDVPENEDLVHAYICALQREVPYHGRLYITESNVCFHSSVLLKATKVVIPVSSIHVLKKQNTALLVPNALSIRTNIGEKYLFVSLRNRESCYKLLLSVCPLLEDGSANSSPIFSSAENSLDHGKLVNSSQSSLTDAFEELDGSSSGLLLQPPPSRHNRGTVSNASPLGEQDESSTEEYSGGSWVWSVTDRARSLITQREATNLNTLLLIYLMLVLLLLLSSGYIGLRIVALEEQLTSLGALPEFTLHSRYKDTQPNT; from the exons CTGCCCAGCAGAGGGCGGGGCATCCCCCACGCGCATCCGTGCGGGCAGGACGAAGTCGctgaagaggaagacagagacaagGAAGGCGTTGAGCCTGGAGGAGGCCCAGCTGGAGATGCAGCAACAGACCACGAGCAGGCTGGCCCTGCCCAG GTCTCAGACGTTTGCAGGCGACAGGTCTTTGGAAAAAAGCGACAGCGCAAACTCGAGAACC AGCTTCATCAAGCACAACAAAACATTCCACAAGCTCTTCCCTGACGTCCCGGAGAACGAAGACTTAGTACACG CCTACATCTGTGCCCTACAGAGGGAGGTGCCTTACCACGGCCGTCTGTACATCACGGAGAGCAACGTGTGCTTCCATTCCTCCGTGCTCCTCAAAGCCACCAAG gtggtGATACCTGTGTCTAGTATACATGTTCTAAAGAAGCAGAACACTGCCCTGCTGGTGCCAAACGCCCTGTCGATTCGTACCAACATAGGGGAGAag tatttgtttgtgtctttgcGGAACCGGGAGAGCTGCTACAAACTGCTGCTATCagtctgccccctgctggaggaCGGCAGTGCAAACAGCAGCCCGATTTTCTCCTCAGCCGAGAACAGCTTGGATCATGGCAAACTGGTG aacTCCAGCCAGTCCAGTTTGACCGATGCCTTTGAAGAGCTGGATGGAAGCAGTTCGGGACTCTTGCTACAACCTCCCCCTTCTAGACACAACAGAG GCACAGTGTCAAATGCAAGTCCTCTCGGAGAACAAGACGAGAGCTCAACAGAGGAGTACTcag GGGGTTCGTGGGTGTGGAGCGTGACCGACAGGGCCAGATCACTTATAACACAAAGAGAAGCCACCAACCTCAACACACTCCTCCTTATCTACCTAATGct GGTTCTCCTACTCCTGCTCTCCTCAGGCTACATTGGCCTGCGTATCGTGGCCCTGGAGGAGCAGCTAACCTCACTGGGAGCACTGCCTGAGTTCACTCTACACAGCAG GTACAAggacacacaaccaaacacgtAA
- the si:zfos-943e10.1 gene encoding GRAM domain-containing protein 2B isoform X2 → MNRSLSLRFSRRLQNHAYSCPAEGGASPTRIRAGRTKSLKRKTETRKALSLEEAQLEMQQQTTSRLALPRSQTFAGDRSLEKSDSANSRTSFIKHNKTFHKLFPDVPENEDLVHAYICALQREVPYHGRLYITESNVCFHSSVLLKATKVVIPVSSIHVLKKQNTALLVPNALSIRTNIGEKYLFVSLRNRESCYKLLLSVCPLLEDGSANSSPIFSSAENSLDHGKLVNSSQSSLTDAFEELDGSSSGLLLQPPPSRHNRGTVSNASPLGEQDESSTEEYSGGSWVWSVTDRARSLITQREATNLNTLLLIYLMLVLLLLLSSGYIGLRIVALEEQLTSLGALPEFTLHSRYKDTQPNT, encoded by the exons ATGAACAGGTCTTTGAGTTTGAGGTTCTCCAGAAGACTGCAGAATCATGCGTACAG CTGCCCAGCAGAGGGCGGGGCATCCCCCACGCGCATCCGTGCGGGCAGGACGAAGTCGctgaagaggaagacagagacaagGAAGGCGTTGAGCCTGGAGGAGGCCCAGCTGGAGATGCAGCAACAGACCACGAGCAGGCTGGCCCTGCCCAG GTCTCAGACGTTTGCAGGCGACAGGTCTTTGGAAAAAAGCGACAGCGCAAACTCGAGAACC AGCTTCATCAAGCACAACAAAACATTCCACAAGCTCTTCCCTGACGTCCCGGAGAACGAAGACTTAGTACACG CCTACATCTGTGCCCTACAGAGGGAGGTGCCTTACCACGGCCGTCTGTACATCACGGAGAGCAACGTGTGCTTCCATTCCTCCGTGCTCCTCAAAGCCACCAAG gtggtGATACCTGTGTCTAGTATACATGTTCTAAAGAAGCAGAACACTGCCCTGCTGGTGCCAAACGCCCTGTCGATTCGTACCAACATAGGGGAGAag tatttgtttgtgtctttgcGGAACCGGGAGAGCTGCTACAAACTGCTGCTATCagtctgccccctgctggaggaCGGCAGTGCAAACAGCAGCCCGATTTTCTCCTCAGCCGAGAACAGCTTGGATCATGGCAAACTGGTG aacTCCAGCCAGTCCAGTTTGACCGATGCCTTTGAAGAGCTGGATGGAAGCAGTTCGGGACTCTTGCTACAACCTCCCCCTTCTAGACACAACAGAG GCACAGTGTCAAATGCAAGTCCTCTCGGAGAACAAGACGAGAGCTCAACAGAGGAGTACTcag GGGGTTCGTGGGTGTGGAGCGTGACCGACAGGGCCAGATCACTTATAACACAAAGAGAAGCCACCAACCTCAACACACTCCTCCTTATCTACCTAATGct GGTTCTCCTACTCCTGCTCTCCTCAGGCTACATTGGCCTGCGTATCGTGGCCCTGGAGGAGCAGCTAACCTCACTGGGAGCACTGCCTGAGTTCACTCTACACAGCAG GTACAAggacacacaaccaaacacgtAA